TATTCCTGGGTACGCTCGCTGATGGGCTCCTACACGGACTTCTGGCGCTTGACCGAGGAAGCCCTGGACTTCGCGCTCGCTGTTGTGCCGGGCATAGACAAGAACCTGCGCGACCAATTGCTCGAAGCATACTGGACGCTGGATAGCTATCCGGAAGTGCGGGGGGTATTGACGCGCCTGCGCCAAGATGGCGCTGCGACCGCCATTCTGTCGAATGGATCGCCCGACATGCTCACTGCCGCTGTGGAAAGCGCCGATCTGACCGATCTTCTCGATGCCGTAATATCCGTGGATGCGGTCAAGACATTCAAGACATCGCCGCAGATATACCAGATGGTTGTCGATACATTCGATTCCCGCCCCTCCGAAATCTCATTCCAGTCATCCAATCGCTGGGACATCGCGGGAGCACACAAATTCGGCTTCCATACCGTATGGATCAACCGAAGCGGCCTACCCAACGAATATCACAACTATGGCCCATCGCGGGAAATTGCGGACCTGTCGGCATTGTAGGAAGAGGGGAAGCAGTGTTGCGTCATTGCAACGTTCGTTCGCGTTTTACACATCTGAGCTCAAATTGCTCGGCTGGCGTCAGATTCCGCTCAGACCTTTAGGAGTTTCGGATTAAACGCGGAATCAGAAATACCAATGGACGGTTGGGCCACCGTTTCCAAAATGAAATGGATCGATGATGAAGACGCTTTCGCGCCGCAAGTTCCTGACCACATCCGCAACTTTTTCAGCCGGCCTAGCGCTCAGTGCCTGCAATACCGTGAACACGCCGGCAAGAATTCCGTTACGTTCGCTTCCGGAATTTCCTCCATACGCCACCATGTATGGCCCGGTAAGCGATGGCGGCTTCAACATACCGGGAGTGCCCTATACCAAGATTCCCGAACGGTTTCTGCGCCAGGTTGTCAAGGACCCGACAGGTGAAAAAAAGGGCACGATCGTCGTCGATACCCGTGGACACTTCCTCTTCCTCGTTCTCGGCAACGGCTATGCGATCCGCTACGGAGTTGGTCTGGGCCGCGCCGGTTTCGAGTGGTCGGGGCGCGCCGAAATCGGCGCCAAGCGCGAATGGCCCAAGTGGTTTCCGCCCGACGAGATGATCGACCGGGATCCGAAACTGGAAAAGTATCGTGTTTCGTACGACGCGAAGAACGACGTGTACAACGGCGGCATGGAGCCCGGGATCTACAATCCGCTGGGAGCGCGCGCCCTCTATCTTTATGAAGGCAAAAAAGACACGCTCTATCGCCTGCACGGCTCCCCGGAGTGGAATTCGATTGGCAAGTCCGTATCGTCGGGATGCGTCAGGTTGTTGAACCAAGACATACTGGATCTTTACGACCGTGTTCCGATCGGTACGCCGGTCCTTGTGCGATGATTCAGAGCCGCCAGGGCTTTCGGCTTTCTAGTCCAGCGCCTTCTTGAGACCGCCGAGTATTCCGCGAGCGAGGGCGCGCCCAAGTTGACTGGACAGCGAGCGTGCCAGCGATTTCATTGCCGCCTCACCGACACTTTGACGGCTTGACGAACGGCGCTTGGTGGATGTCTTTCGTTTGGACGACGATTTCCTGCGAGTTTCATCGTCACCGAACTCCGGCAAGGTCCAACGCGACCCGCCCTTGTCGTCACGTTCTCCCTCATCTGTGTTCCGGCCATCGTCGACAGCGGCCTTTTCGGCGCGTGCCAGGAGCATCTCGTAGGCAGATTCCCGATCAATCGCTTCATCGTACTGACCGGCTACGGGACTCAGTCCAATGGCTTCGGCGCGCTCGTCCTCCGCAAGAGGCCCCAGCCGCGATGATGGCGGGCGGATCAGTGTCCGCTGGACTATACCGGGCACCCCTTTCGCTTCCAGAGTGGAGACCAATGCTTCGCCGACACCGAGCTTGGTAATTGCCTCGAACGTATCGATATCCGGATTGGGACGAAAGGTTCCGGCTGCCACCTTAACCGCCTTCTGTTCGCGCGGCGTGTAGGCGCGCAGCGCATGCTGAATTCGGTTTCCTAGCTGGGAGAGCACCGTGTCCGGCACGTCGAGCGGGTTCTGTGTGACGAAAAATACACCCACCCCCTTGGAACGTATAAGGCGGACGACCTGCTCTACCCGGTCTATCAGAATATCGGGAGCTTCGTCGAACAGCAGGTGCGCCTCATCGAAAAAGAAAACCAACCTGGGCTTTTCCGGATCGCCGATTTCGGGGAGTTCCTCGAACAACTCCGACAACAACCACAACAAGAAGGTCCCGTAGAGACGGGGCTTCAGCATCAGCTTGTCCGCGGCGAGCACGTTGATGGCGCCGCGCCCGTCGGGCGTCGTGCGCATGATGTCGGATATCCGAAGCGCAGGTTCCCCGAAGAAGAAATCCGCCCCCTCGCGCTCCAGCACGAGCAGCGAACGCTGGATCGCGCCCAGCGACGACGAATGCACGTTGCCATAGCGCTTGCCGATCTCCTTCGCGTTCTCCCCCAGGTGATTGAGAAGCGCACGCAGGTCCTTCAGGTCGAGCAGCAGGAGTCCCTCGTCGTCCGCGATCTCGAATGCGATGTTGAGCACGCCCTCCTGCGCATCCGTAAGGTTCATCAGTCGGGAAAGCAGGAGCGGCCCCATCTCGGAGATGGTGGTCCGGATCGGATGCCCCTTCTCGCCGAAAAGGTCCCAGAAGATCACCGGGAATTCCTGGAACTCGTACGGTTCGAGTCCGACCGTCTCCGCACGCTTGAGGAGAAAATCCTTCGGTTCTCCCTTTGCGGCGATGCCGGAAAGATCCCCCTTCACATCAGCGCAAAAGACCGGGACCCCGGCATTGGAAAAGCTCTCGGCAAGGATCTGCAGCGAAACCGTCTTTCCGGTGCCGGTAGCGCCGGTTATCAGGCCATGCCGATTGGCGTAGCGCAGGGACATGAACTCCTGTTGCTGGATGCTGTCGTCCGGCCTGCGGCTGGCGCCCAGGAATATGCGATCGGTCACGTCCCACATGGTTCTCTCTTCATCCTGCAAAGGTTACGTTACGGCTATAGTCGCCGCCGACGTCCGCGGCAATGGCACGGAAATTTTCAACCGCGCCGGGAAAACGGGTTTACGGGCAGGATCGAAGTGCATATTACGTAAACGTAAAAGCATTATTGGAGAGCGAAATGGACGAACTCATCTCCCGCATCACCGATGCCGTGGGAATCGACGCGGACACAGCGAAGAAGGCAGTCGGCATGATCCTCGGCTTCCTGCAGAAGGAAGGCCCGGCCGACAAGATCGAGGAAATGCTCGGCGCGATGCCTGGCGTGCAGGAGTTGATCGACGGCGCCCCGGAATCCGGCGGCGGCATGTTCGGCGGCGGCGTAATGGGCCTCGGTTCCGCGCTCATGGGCATCGGTCTCGGCATGGGCGAGATCGGCGGCGTCGCAAAGCAGACGGTGGCATTCGCCAAGGAGAAGGCCGGCGACGGACCGGTCGACGAAGTCATCGCGGCCATTCCCGGACTCAGCCAGTTCGTCTGATACAATCATCCCCGACATTGGGAGCGCGGCTGCCACGGCCGCGCTTCGTTCCTCTTCGGCACGCCACTTGCTCCAGTTCACCCCAAGGAGCGAAATGATGGACCGACGCCGATTCCTGTGTCAGTTCGGCACAGCCGCCTTGATTGCCGCCACCCCCTTGCGCGCCGCAGCACAGATTGCACCTCGCGGCAGGGGCACAATCAACCCTGCCGACCACGGCGTCATACCGGATTCCCCCGCCGACCAGACCGCAGCATTCCAGACCATGGTGGATGTCGCCTCATCCTCGGGGATGGCACTGTTCCTTCCCGGCGGTCGATATGTTCTCTCCGGTATTCGCCTCCCCTCCGGCAGCGTGATCGAAGGCATCCCGGGGCAAACGAGGATTGTCAGCAATGGCGGCGGCCCGGCATTGGCGGCCCGCAATGCCCGCCGGATCACGCTTCGCGGCATTGCCACAGAGCATGTACCCGGCACCGAAGCCGGATCGGCCGTTGACCTTGTCGAGTTCCTCAACGTCGAGGATTTCGTCATCGAGGAATGCGACCTGCTGGCGGCAAGCGGAAACGCCCTGCGCTTGCACGGATGTTCGGGCCAAGTAAGAGGGAACACGATCGCCCGCGCCGGGCAATCCGCCGTATACGCAACAGACAGTACCGGGCTGACGATTACCGACAACACCATCGACCAATGCCGGAATGGCGGCATCATCGTTCACCGATACGAGCCCGGCCATGACGGAACGATCGTGACCGGCAATCGCATCCGCAACACGGGCGCAACGAACGGCGGCACCGGTCAGTGGGGCAACGCAATCAATTTCTTTCGCGCGGACAACGTGATCGCCGCGAACAACATGATCTCCAACAGCGCCTTTACGGCGATTCGCGGCAACGCCGTGCGGAACATGCAAGTTACCGGGAACACCTGCCTGGAGAGCGGAGAAACGGCGATATTCGCCGAGTTCGAATTCCGGGATGCGATCATCTCGGAAAACATCATCGACGGAGCAGCAAACGGCATATCCGCGACCAACCTGGATCATGGAGGCAGCGGTGCAACAATCACCGGAAACATCGTCCGCAACCTGAGGACCGCCGGCCCCTACGAGGAGCCCTTCCCCGGTTTCGGAACGGGTATCATCGCAGAGGCCGATGCCGCCATAGCCGGAAACCTGGTCCAGGCGGCTGCACTCTACGGCATCAATGCAGGATGGGGGCCCTTTCTTCGCGATGTCCTGGTGTCGGGCAATACCATCAGGGATTCCCGTTTCGGCATTGGCGTGTCTGCGGTGGAGGGCGCCGGACGCGCCCTGATCAGCGGCAACATCATCGACGCGCGCGAAACCGGCATCCAGGCGCATGAATGGGGCAGACCGATCGCGCCGGACCTGCTTGTCGCACCGGGCGAAACACCGGCCAACATAATCCTGGCCGGGAATGTCGCGGTGTCAGGCTGATACGGGGCGCATCTCCGCAACCTCGATGCCCTTCCAGTTCCTGATCGTCCGGCTCGCAAGCGGTTCCAGCCGCACGCGCAAGTCATCGTCCTGCCCGAGCAGACGAAGAAGAACCGATGCCAGCATGATCTCGGCAGCCTGCCCCGAACCGTCATCGCATTTGAGCGCAATCCCGAGACCGGCACCGGGCAACGCAGCGACATAGGCGCCATCCGCGCCGGTCTTTGCAAATATCCTGCCCTCCCCGGCTTCCATGATACGCGTGCAGAACCTCTCCGTCCCGGCAGTGAACCAGGGATTGGCCATGCATGCATCCATCAGCCGTTTCGCCGCCTTCGCGCGCTCCACGCCCAGCCGGTTTCCCGTCGCCGCACGGGCGAAGCCGTAAGCGAGCGAACGCAGCGGGAAAGCATAGGCAGGAATTGAACAGCCATCGATGCCACCCATCTCGTCGCCAAGCGGGAAGCCGGTCATGTCCTCCTGTGCCGCACGTGCCTGCCGCTGGATCTCGTGCGCGGCATTCACGTAGCCGACGGGTTCCAATCCCTGATGACAGGCCGCACAGAGAAAGCCTGCATGCTTTCCGGAACAGTTGTTGTGCAGATTGTTCGGC
This portion of the Oricola thermophila genome encodes:
- a CDS encoding haloacid dehalogenase type II — protein: MSFKAYVFDAYGTLFDVHAAVRKHADMLGERGQLLSDLWRTKQLEYSWVRSLMGSYTDFWRLTEEALDFALAVVPGIDKNLRDQLLEAYWTLDSYPEVRGVLTRLRQDGAATAILSNGSPDMLTAAVESADLTDLLDAVISVDAVKTFKTSPQIYQMVVDTFDSRPSEISFQSSNRWDIAGAHKFGFHTVWINRSGLPNEYHNYGPSREIADLSAL
- a CDS encoding L,D-transpeptidase translates to MKTLSRRKFLTTSATFSAGLALSACNTVNTPARIPLRSLPEFPPYATMYGPVSDGGFNIPGVPYTKIPERFLRQVVKDPTGEKKGTIVVDTRGHFLFLVLGNGYAIRYGVGLGRAGFEWSGRAEIGAKREWPKWFPPDEMIDRDPKLEKYRVSYDAKNDVYNGGMEPGIYNPLGARALYLYEGKKDTLYRLHGSPEWNSIGKSVSSGCVRLLNQDILDLYDRVPIGTPVLVR
- a CDS encoding helicase HerA-like C-terminal domain-containing protein; translation: MWDVTDRIFLGASRRPDDSIQQQEFMSLRYANRHGLITGATGTGKTVSLQILAESFSNAGVPVFCADVKGDLSGIAAKGEPKDFLLKRAETVGLEPYEFQEFPVIFWDLFGEKGHPIRTTISEMGPLLLSRLMNLTDAQEGVLNIAFEIADDEGLLLLDLKDLRALLNHLGENAKEIGKRYGNVHSSSLGAIQRSLLVLEREGADFFFGEPALRISDIMRTTPDGRGAINVLAADKLMLKPRLYGTFLLWLLSELFEELPEIGDPEKPRLVFFFDEAHLLFDEAPDILIDRVEQVVRLIRSKGVGVFFVTQNPLDVPDTVLSQLGNRIQHALRAYTPREQKAVKVAAGTFRPNPDIDTFEAITKLGVGEALVSTLEAKGVPGIVQRTLIRPPSSRLGPLAEDERAEAIGLSPVAGQYDEAIDRESAYEMLLARAEKAAVDDGRNTDEGERDDKGGSRWTLPEFGDDETRRKSSSKRKTSTKRRSSSRQSVGEAAMKSLARSLSSQLGRALARGILGGLKKALD
- a CDS encoding DUF2267 domain-containing protein produces the protein MDELISRITDAVGIDADTAKKAVGMILGFLQKEGPADKIEEMLGAMPGVQELIDGAPESGGGMFGGGVMGLGSALMGIGLGMGEIGGVAKQTVAFAKEKAGDGPVDEVIAAIPGLSQFV
- a CDS encoding TIGR03808 family TAT-translocated repetitive protein, whose protein sequence is MDRRRFLCQFGTAALIAATPLRAAAQIAPRGRGTINPADHGVIPDSPADQTAAFQTMVDVASSSGMALFLPGGRYVLSGIRLPSGSVIEGIPGQTRIVSNGGGPALAARNARRITLRGIATEHVPGTEAGSAVDLVEFLNVEDFVIEECDLLAASGNALRLHGCSGQVRGNTIARAGQSAVYATDSTGLTITDNTIDQCRNGGIIVHRYEPGHDGTIVTGNRIRNTGATNGGTGQWGNAINFFRADNVIAANNMISNSAFTAIRGNAVRNMQVTGNTCLESGETAIFAEFEFRDAIISENIIDGAANGISATNLDHGGSGATITGNIVRNLRTAGPYEEPFPGFGTGIIAEADAAIAGNLVQAAALYGINAGWGPFLRDVLVSGNTIRDSRFGIGVSAVEGAGRALISGNIIDARETGIQAHEWGRPIAPDLLVAPGETPANIILAGNVAVSG
- a CDS encoding asparaginase; protein product: MINPVLVETVRGGIVDLRHRGAVAVSDADGRLVWSTGDVERPVYPRSAIKLFQALPLVESGAADRYGLNDKQLAFACSSHSAEEGHVSTAEAMLKAAGLGEADLECGAHWPLFSQQALIDFARSGKTPNNLHNNCSGKHAGFLCAACHQGLEPVGYVNAAHEIQRQARAAQEDMTGFPLGDEMGGIDGCSIPAYAFPLRSLAYGFARAATGNRLGVERAKAAKRLMDACMANPWFTAGTERFCTRIMEAGEGRIFAKTGADGAYVAALPGAGLGIALKCDDGSGQAAEIMLASVLLRLLGQDDDLRVRLEPLASRTIRNWKGIEVAEMRPVSA